Genomic window (Jeotgalibacillus aurantiacus):
ATTGGATTTCAGCTCCCCAGTTTTATTGAAAAAACTACGGTAGTAAACCTATCTTTTTATTAAACGCTCATAAAAACCGATACAAAAGACAAGAATCCCGGCTATGATTAGTGAATATATGTAGCCCTCAAGAACTGAGGTATATTCCGAACTTAAGTTCTAATGAAAAATGTCAACCAATCCATAAGCTAAAGGAGTGCTGAGAACTGTTATTGCAATGCCTAAAATAAAGTAAGTGTATGCTTTCATTGATTCACCTCCATATGTTATATCCATATTTTAGCGCTGGCGGGTGAGTGTTTTCTAACCATTTTTAAAAAGGGTATAAGTCTCTGTTAAGGTATTGTAAAAATCAGGTTGACTATTCAGTTCAACTGTATTAATGTATTTATTAAGTTGAACTATATAGTCAAACTGAATAGTGGGTGAAAGTATGAAACATAAATTATTACCGTTATCTGAGACCATGCATTACATTTTATTAGCTCTGCGTGAGCCGCGCCATGGCTATGCTGTCATGCAGGAGATAGAAAAGATGAGCAATGGCGACGTTATTTTAGCAGCGGGAACGTTGTACGGTGCGATTGAAAATCTGAATAAACACGGTTGGATTGAACCGGTAGGAAGCTCAGGCCGGAGGAGGATTTATCATATTACTGATGAAGGCAGAGAAGTATTAAAGACAGAGCAGCAAAGACTCCAACACATTTTATCCTTGTATGAAGGAAGTGAATGCAATGAAGAGGTTTAAAGTCTTTTTGGATGTAGAGAAAGAAGAGCAGTGGCTGAACGAGCAGTTGGAGAAAGGGTACCGCTGTACGAATATTAGCGGACTGGGGATCTACACTTTCGAAAAAACGGAAAAGAAATACGTGATGCGCCTTGATTATCAGGCTGATTTATCTAAACGTAGGCTTGAGGAGTACAAGGGGATTTATGAGGATTTCGGCTGGAACTATGTAAAGGGCTTTGCGCTGAACGGGATTAGATATTGGCAAAAGGAAGACGATGGTCAGAACGAAATCTTCTCAGACCGGGAGTCCACCGTTCATTACTATAGGAGGCTGATGAAGTACTCTTTATGGTTAGGTATGTTATTCCTGGCTTATTCCTTCATGCTCTATAGCGATTCAGGACTGTACCACGAAGGACTGTGGAATATGGAAGGCTCAATATTCTGGAAAGCACTTGTATTTGAAACCCCATTCGCTCTTATAAAGTTGCTGCCAGCCATCATGGTTGTTGCGTTCAGTTTGAGTTTTTATAAGTCTTATCAGAAATATGTGGTTTTGAAGGGGCAGTGATAATAGGAACGTGAATTCTGAGTCATCGGATTACCAAACGATTCAAAATTCACGTCCCTACTTTAATCTATCTCTAAAACATTTTCTAAATAACTTCTTTCTTGCTCTAATTGTACTTTAAGGTTTTCATCTTCCATTACTTCAGCGATATCAAAAGCTTTATTAATAGCTTTATCACCATTACTCTTGTTCAATAAGTTTTCCAGTAGCCCTTTTCTTATATAGCACAAAGCTATTTGGGGATAAGCCTTTTGTTCTTTTAGGTCTGTTAATACATCTTCATTTAAAGAGTTAGCTTGGATCAATAATTTTTTTCTAATGAGGAGTTGAACTAAATTGTATTTAAAAGGAATAAAAATTTTTTTATAATCTATATAGTTTTCATACTTTTCACTTTGCTTTAGAGCATAGTTTGTAATGGAAACGGCTGTTTCAATGGGGAACAAAAATAAAATAACACCAATTAATTTGAAGTCTGATAAATACCATGTATCGAGTTTCTCAAGTCTCTTCCAAACTTTTTCTGCATAGGATCGAGCCGACTCAAAATTACCGCTTTCCTCAATATTGATTAAACCTCTGGAAATACTCAAAATATCTTCTATGTAACGATCATCATTTTCCATCAAATACACTTTAGAGGCCGAAATAATTTCGTTCAGCGATCTTATATCTATAAACTTTATTTGAAAAAAATTTCTAATTATCTTATCCCGGGGTGAGTAATCATAACCATAATGGACAAACTTAAATTCCTCTAAATCCATCTCTAAATTATCAAGTATTTTATGAAATTTCTGATAACTTATTTCGATATTTTCCAGCTCAAACTTGGAATAACTTGTTTGATGCATAATATTTTTACTTACTTCGCTCTGTTTGTAATTTTTAGATAATCTGATCTGTTTTACTGTTTCTCCTACCATGTTCATAGATAATCACCTAATTTCAATATAAGGTTATATGCTTATTTTATCTTCTTTGTAGTTAAAAGTATACATAATAGAGGCAGTTAATAGAAAGGAGGATGGAAATGGATATCATAATAATGACGATCGGTTGGATGGTTGGGTGCTGCTAAAGGTTTATAACATATAACAATTATGAAAATTCAAGTATAACTTGTTTTTTAGTTTGTTATGACATTCTTTTAGATTTAGGCTGAACGAGATAAGCATGACACTTTTAAAAATGAAATTATAAAAAAGGGGGATGCAATAAATGAAGAAAATTGGTAAACTTTTCTTAGCAAGTAGTTTAGCTTTAGGTGGATTATTTTCATTAGGGGAAACAGTATCGGTGGCAAGTAGTAATCCTATCGATAGTTTAGAGAATATGAATGTAATTGAAGCTAGTGAGTTAGTGAAGGATAAAAAAATTAAAAACAATAACAAAAATCTCGAAGAGTTAAATGTCGAATATAATTTAAAAGATGTAGATTTAGATAATCTTGAGGAAGGAACGAATGTGTATAATTTTGAAACTGAAGAGGATTTACAAAAGTTCTTAGAAGAAATTGAAAGCACACCAAAAAAAGTCCATAAAGAAATAAAGCTAAATGATTCTAACAATGATCATAAAGTCTCTGATGATGGAGAATTTTCTACTATGGCAACATCTTCAGTTAGGCCTTCTACAAGCGAAAACACTGGCTTCTCAGATGTATATTTATATGCTGACATAAGCGTGTACTCAACTGGTTCATTCAGACAAATTACTGGTATAAATAAAGTTTGGACAGAACACAACGGTGTTACGTTCTCGCAAGATTGGAAAGAGACGTATGCTTACGGAACCGTCAATAGTACAAAGCAGTTAGCAAACATTTATGGTGGCGGTGAATTTAGTTACGTGCTCTTCATTGAGGGAATTGGTAAATTGTACACAAGAAAAATTGACTTAAGTTTTACTTACTATTTATAAGTTCAATTAAAACTTAAGAGGAGGTCACCAAATGTTTGATTATGTGTGGCAAATCACAAATGGTATTGTTTTCATCTCACTGTTTGTTTTTATATTGAGGTGGTTGTTAAAAAAGAATATTAAAACCTCGTGATTAAAAAGGACGTATAGCCTGAATCTCAGATCTCGGTGATTCTGTTATACGTCTTTTTTAATTTTTATTCCTCCTATTATCCTCCTGCTTCAACCAATACCTGATCCCCTTTCCAGCCAAAGGTTCATCGTTATATCTCGGTATCACGTGGAGATGACTGTGGGGGATTTCCTGGTTCGACACTTTGCCAACATTCCATCCCATTGTATAGCCATCCGGAGAGTATCTTTCATCTAGGATTCGTTTCGCCTCATGCAAAATTTCATAGGTATCCTTCCACTCTTCAGGTGTTAGCTCAAACGGATCCTGGCGGTGATTCTTAGGAACAATCAAGCCGCTGCCTTCT
Coding sequences:
- a CDS encoding DUF2812 domain-containing protein, coding for MKRFKVFLDVEKEEQWLNEQLEKGYRCTNISGLGIYTFEKTEKKYVMRLDYQADLSKRRLEEYKGIYEDFGWNYVKGFALNGIRYWQKEDDGQNEIFSDRESTVHYYRRLMKYSLWLGMLFLAYSFMLYSDSGLYHEGLWNMEGSIFWKALVFETPFALIKLLPAIMVVAFSLSFYKSYQKYVVLKGQ
- a CDS encoding HIT family protein: MAYDQHCPLCNPDQDIEQTIILENATCYFLQHNKHQGILEGSGLIVPKNHRQDPFELTPEEWKDTYEILHEAKRILDERYSPDGYTMGWNVGKVSNQEIPHSHLHVIPRYNDEPLAGKGIRYWLKQEDNRRNKN
- a CDS encoding PadR family transcriptional regulator; this encodes MKHKLLPLSETMHYILLALREPRHGYAVMQEIEKMSNGDVILAAGTLYGAIENLNKHGWIEPVGSSGRRRIYHITDEGREVLKTEQQRLQHILSLYEGSECNEEV
- a CDS encoding Rgg/GadR/MutR family transcriptional regulator; translation: MNMVGETVKQIRLSKNYKQSEVSKNIMHQTSYSKFELENIEISYQKFHKILDNLEMDLEEFKFVHYGYDYSPRDKIIRNFFQIKFIDIRSLNEIISASKVYLMENDDRYIEDILSISRGLINIEESGNFESARSYAEKVWKRLEKLDTWYLSDFKLIGVILFLFPIETAVSITNYALKQSEKYENYIDYKKIFIPFKYNLVQLLIRKKLLIQANSLNEDVLTDLKEQKAYPQIALCYIRKGLLENLLNKSNGDKAINKAFDIAEVMEDENLKVQLEQERSYLENVLEID